A genomic region of Pseudomonas abietaniphila contains the following coding sequences:
- a CDS encoding restriction endonuclease has protein sequence MSAYTDRDLERKIVAAQKDLQVWAVSNDLWGDSGFTSYAKRVQGEPGEEAVTFILYSSGELARLLDEDLDPKLRAEFDAIADSHGFWYDNYDGCSYYFYATTEELQKAYDQFFHWKWVCSLIIEDFGDVYAELYQYFQARPERLYSLHHREFEILLYRIFQSLGYESELGPGVGDGGVDVKLLQRSPLGDTLAYVQAKRYAPNRPIGLEAVQALRGAVANDGADRGIFVTTSRYLPGAENFARRSSGVLELKTSADVAQWCQQAQAGIVQDKSVLVSDAHLLSVLHRIEGGSHALVVHAHTGYRTIGNSFALVLKETKHAALLMSLPRRIISQDSHGLEGHEVPMLDIQILTVKNADTVFRAKRSVDDQGRVSYWDGRDLYSIWSRQPSRFSHLD, from the coding sequence TTGAGCGCATATACGGATAGAGACCTGGAGCGGAAAATTGTAGCTGCCCAGAAGGACTTGCAAGTCTGGGCTGTAAGCAACGACCTTTGGGGCGATAGCGGTTTCACGTCCTATGCGAAGCGCGTACAAGGCGAGCCTGGCGAAGAGGCGGTGACTTTCATCCTCTACAGCAGCGGGGAGCTTGCCCGCCTGCTTGATGAAGATCTAGATCCAAAGCTGCGGGCGGAGTTTGATGCAATCGCTGACTCGCATGGCTTCTGGTATGACAACTATGACGGCTGCTCCTACTACTTTTACGCTACTACCGAAGAACTGCAGAAAGCCTACGACCAATTCTTTCATTGGAAGTGGGTCTGCAGCCTGATCATCGAAGATTTCGGCGACGTATACGCTGAACTCTATCAGTATTTTCAGGCGCGTCCGGAACGGCTATACAGCCTACATCATCGCGAATTTGAAATACTGCTCTACCGCATTTTCCAGAGCTTGGGCTATGAATCAGAGCTGGGGCCAGGAGTAGGAGATGGAGGGGTTGATGTCAAACTACTTCAGCGGAGTCCGTTAGGGGATACCTTGGCCTATGTCCAAGCCAAGCGATATGCGCCCAATCGCCCCATAGGTCTTGAGGCCGTGCAAGCTTTGCGAGGGGCCGTGGCAAACGACGGCGCCGACCGGGGCATATTTGTGACCACCTCGCGTTATCTACCGGGTGCGGAGAACTTCGCGCGTCGATCGTCTGGAGTATTGGAGCTGAAGACCTCTGCAGACGTCGCTCAGTGGTGTCAGCAAGCGCAGGCGGGTATTGTTCAAGACAAGTCCGTATTAGTGTCGGATGCGCATCTACTATCGGTTCTGCATCGTATTGAAGGTGGCAGTCACGCGCTGGTCGTTCACGCTCACACTGGTTATCGCACCATCGGCAACAGCTTTGCGCTCGTCCTCAAAGAAACTAAGCACGCAGCTCTGCTCATGAGTCTACCAAGGCGTATTATCAGCCAGGATTCGCATGGGCTCGAAGGGCATGAAGTCCCTATGCTGGATATCCAGATCTTGACTGTAAAAAATGCCGATACAGTCTTTCGGGCGAAGCGGTCAGTGGATGATCAGGGTAGGGTGAGCTACTGGGATGGACGAGATCTTTACTCGATCTGGAGTCGGCAACCAAGTCGCTTCAGCCACTTAGACTAA